Proteins encoded together in one Chitinophaga sp. LS1 window:
- a CDS encoding oxidoreductase translates to MSKTVLVTGASSGIGKATAIYLAQNGYNVYGAARRMEMLQALQVYGIKPIMLDVTKDESIVACVAQTGNIDILINSAGLGSYGALEDVPLSEAKNQMEINLFSVARLIQLVLPNMRKNKYGKIVNISSVGGKVGLPMGVWYHASKFAIEGMSDCLRNEVRQFGIDVIVIEPGGTKSEMTGIGGKELMRVSGNTAYKGLANSLLKMYDDMEKNSVEAVVIAKLIKKGIEATHPKTRYIGGAMAKPMLFMRKILSDKLFDKMLMSQMK, encoded by the coding sequence ATGTCGAAAACAGTATTGGTCACCGGGGCCAGCTCCGGAATTGGTAAAGCAACCGCTATTTATCTGGCACAAAACGGCTACAATGTATATGGCGCTGCACGTCGTATGGAAATGCTCCAGGCCCTGCAGGTATATGGTATCAAACCAATTATGCTGGATGTGACAAAAGACGAAAGTATCGTTGCTTGTGTAGCACAAACCGGTAATATTGATATCCTCATTAACAGCGCGGGCCTGGGCTCCTACGGTGCACTGGAAGACGTACCTTTGTCAGAAGCGAAAAACCAGATGGAAATCAACCTCTTTAGTGTAGCAAGATTAATTCAACTGGTACTACCGAACATGCGGAAAAACAAGTACGGAAAGATCGTCAACATCTCTTCTGTAGGTGGTAAAGTCGGATTACCTATGGGCGTATGGTACCATGCCAGTAAATTTGCCATAGAAGGAATGAGCGATTGCCTCCGTAATGAGGTCAGACAATTTGGTATCGATGTCATTGTCATTGAACCAGGTGGTACCAAATCTGAAATGACGGGGATTGGTGGCAAAGAACTGATGCGCGTTTCCGGAAATACAGCATATAAAGGTCTGGCGAATAGCCTGCTGAAGATGTACGATGATATGGAAAAGAACTCAGTAGAAGCAGTCGTGATCGCCAAACTGATTAAAAAAGGAATTGAAGCAACACATCCTAAAACAAGGTATATTGGTGGTGCAATGGCAAAACCCATGCTGTTCATGAGAAAAATATTGTCTGATAAATTGTTTGACAAAATGCTGATGAGTCAAATGAAATAA
- a CDS encoding nuclear transport factor 2 family protein, producing the protein MNMKELADKLALRELVDTLSILGDKKDVHAQVQLFTDDAISETFIEGVPILKLKGRKEMEAAFINFLKDFDTIYHFNGQQKVIIDGDTATGTCYCQITLIGAKVKTTIGAIYYDNYIFVNNQWLIAKRIGIFEWQEKQAF; encoded by the coding sequence ATGAATATGAAGGAATTAGCAGACAAGCTTGCCCTGCGGGAACTGGTCGATACACTTTCCATACTGGGAGATAAAAAAGATGTTCACGCACAGGTGCAGCTATTTACTGACGATGCAATATCAGAGACATTTATAGAAGGCGTTCCTATTTTAAAACTGAAAGGCAGGAAAGAGATGGAAGCCGCTTTTATCAATTTCCTTAAAGACTTCGACACGATCTACCATTTCAATGGGCAGCAAAAGGTAATTATAGATGGCGATACCGCTACCGGAACATGTTATTGCCAGATTACATTAATTGGTGCGAAAGTGAAGACGACTATCGGCGCCATTTATTACGACAATTACATCTTCGTGAATAACCAATGGCTGATTGCTAAACGAATAGGCATATTTGAATGGCAGGAAAAACAGGCATTCTAA
- a CDS encoding NADP-dependent oxidoreductase produces the protein MEQMKAIRLHAYGGPEVLRYEDAPMPELKDGQLLVRVHAIGINPPDWYLREGYKMLPPEWRPNIPFPIIPGTDVSGVVAAVGKGVQGFSAGDEVFSMVRFPSVGESAAYAEFVAAPASDFAHKPAGIDHIHAAAAPMAGLTAWQFLIELGHDVQNPLQAHKHHPVPLNGKKVLVNGAAGGVGHLAVQLAKWKGAHVIAVASGKHEAFLHSIGADEFIDYTKQAPEAVVQDLDLVLDTLGGPHTGRFLKTIKRGGALFPVFLGFSDAEEAAQRGIIVSSTQVRSNGTQLEEFGRLLAAGTINVAIDSTFPLADAQKAHERAANGHIQGKIVLTV, from the coding sequence ATGGAACAAATGAAAGCAATCCGCCTACATGCTTACGGAGGACCGGAAGTATTGCGTTACGAAGATGCACCTATGCCGGAATTGAAGGATGGTCAGCTCCTCGTTCGCGTGCATGCCATCGGCATCAATCCACCAGACTGGTACCTGCGCGAAGGTTATAAAATGCTACCTCCGGAATGGAGACCCAATATCCCCTTCCCTATTATTCCGGGTACGGATGTTTCTGGTGTAGTTGCCGCTGTTGGCAAAGGTGTACAGGGGTTTTCTGCAGGCGATGAAGTATTTAGCATGGTTCGCTTTCCCAGTGTGGGCGAAAGCGCTGCTTATGCGGAATTTGTAGCTGCACCGGCTTCTGACTTTGCACACAAACCAGCGGGTATTGATCATATTCATGCGGCAGCGGCACCGATGGCTGGATTGACGGCATGGCAATTCCTCATTGAACTGGGCCATGATGTACAGAATCCACTTCAGGCACATAAACACCATCCAGTCCCCCTAAATGGCAAAAAAGTACTTGTAAATGGCGCAGCCGGCGGTGTTGGACATCTGGCTGTACAACTGGCCAAATGGAAAGGGGCGCATGTCATCGCGGTGGCTTCCGGCAAACATGAAGCATTCCTACACTCAATAGGTGCCGATGAATTTATTGACTATACCAAACAGGCGCCTGAAGCCGTGGTGCAGGATCTTGATTTAGTGCTCGATACCCTTGGCGGTCCGCATACTGGTCGTTTCTTAAAAACAATAAAACGTGGCGGTGCTTTATTCCCTGTGTTCTTAGGCTTCTCTGATGCGGAGGAAGCTGCACAACGAGGGATCATAGTTTCTTCTACCCAGGTACGTTCAAATGGCACTCAGCTAGAAGAATTCGGTCGTTTGCTGGCCGCAGGGACGATAAATGTCGCTATCGATAGCACCTTTCCCCTCGCTGATGCGCAAAAAGCACATGAACGGGCTGCCAATGGACATATTCAGGGTAAGATCGTGCTGACTGTCTGA
- a CDS encoding helix-turn-helix transcriptional regulator: MTIIYKSISEFMRDMDMPKPLHPLVALVNYDKDQISGNFTGKRFMIDFYKIAFKKDFSGQMRYGQAWYDFSEGGMAFLAPNQVVTMSGEVGCLDGYLLLFHADLIRNYALGQRIQQYGFFSYAVNEALFLSDKEKKVIGGIFENIADELDNNTDAFSQDVLVSQIELLLNYSNRFYNRQFLTRKAIHHDLITEMNKYLESRFTDTQGGIPTVPEVAAQLQVSARYLTDMLRTLTGQSAQQHIHDRLIEKAKVALSTTRQTVAEIAYQLGFEHPQSFNKLFKRHTNLSPNVFRKSFN, translated from the coding sequence ATGACAATCATTTATAAAAGTATCTCCGAATTTATGCGGGATATGGATATGCCTAAACCGCTCCATCCGCTGGTGGCCCTGGTCAATTATGACAAGGATCAGATCAGTGGCAATTTCACCGGAAAAAGGTTCATGATTGACTTCTACAAGATTGCATTTAAGAAAGATTTTAGCGGTCAGATGCGGTATGGACAGGCCTGGTATGACTTTTCAGAAGGCGGCATGGCCTTTTTAGCCCCGAACCAGGTAGTGACCATGTCTGGCGAAGTCGGTTGCCTGGATGGTTATCTCCTGCTTTTTCACGCGGACCTGATCCGGAATTATGCTCTGGGACAGCGCATTCAGCAATATGGATTTTTCTCTTATGCGGTGAATGAGGCGCTCTTTTTGTCAGACAAAGAGAAGAAAGTGATCGGTGGAATATTTGAGAATATTGCGGATGAGCTGGATAATAATACGGATGCCTTTAGCCAGGATGTATTGGTTTCTCAGATTGAATTATTGCTGAATTACAGTAATCGCTTTTATAACAGGCAATTCCTGACCCGAAAGGCCATTCATCATGATCTGATCACAGAGATGAATAAATACCTGGAAAGCCGGTTTACAGACACACAGGGAGGTATTCCAACGGTTCCTGAGGTGGCGGCACAGCTACAGGTGTCTGCAAGGTATCTCACTGATATGTTGCGGACCCTTACCGGCCAAAGTGCGCAGCAACATATACATGACCGGCTTATTGAAAAAGCCAAAGTGGCGTTGAGCACTACCAGGCAGACGGTGGCTGAAATTGCCTATCAACTGGGTTTTGAGCATCCACAGTCTTTTAATAAGTTATTTAAGCGGCATACGAATCTCTCTCCAAACGTTTTTAGGAAGTCTTTTAACTGA
- a CDS encoding TIM-barrel domain-containing protein: MKNKMLLLLLAMQAAVFTTNAQVRKAPNGIIVNAGGHQVGLFTTNNAAFCLSLNGEIIKSTFIESSNSASSPYTVVSTPPLYGIKTAYGQLTINTTTGAWSLYDAKGQPLIQNGTYRFTDTSVEIDHTTQGLLYGAGNISSKDLTKSQSGSAVGNGVAGIPYLWNTTGYSAFGVAANDNQPAGWTKDHHLLAWKFPSKIANLYLWPASTIYDGAKGYVKLTGQPKLPPRWAFGYLQSQWGWEDSTYISNVLTKFRAHQLPVDAFIFDFEWYTTTPDYTVPKEGQKGYSDFTFNPKLFPHPAKQIADMKAQGVKFIGIRKPRLGNDQRLDTARKNGWLMNPHTDSRDLNFSNAELRKWFEDRTKPMLQAGVDAWWDDEGESYYTCYYWWNTAQYNLLSTVRPNYRHFTINRAFSPGNQRFGYCTWDGDIQSSWSSLADVPKDLLNFSLAGMYYGACDIGGFHGTPEKETLVRWFQAGVFFPIMRSHSDIGTTARFPFLWGDDGEAAIRKALELRYQLLPYTYSLGHEAYNNGAPIMRPLVMEFPTDTTVANMTDEWLFGKGLLAAPVLNAGGKRSVYLPADTWYDYFSGEKITGPKRMAVDKQLDEIPVYVRAGTILPLSPVVQYSEQATTAPLEIHVYPGKNGNFNMVEDDGTSYNYTKGATRTTAFLWDDATKTLSWKVSGGYAGKHAYKMIKVVVGKEEKSGMIGKAGKLSF, translated from the coding sequence ATGAAAAACAAGATGCTATTGCTGCTCCTTGCAATGCAGGCAGCAGTTTTTACCACGAATGCTCAGGTCAGAAAGGCCCCCAACGGGATCATTGTGAATGCAGGCGGCCATCAGGTGGGACTATTTACCACTAACAATGCTGCCTTTTGTCTCAGCTTAAACGGAGAAATTATTAAGAGCACTTTTATTGAATCCAGTAACAGTGCATCCTCGCCGTACACCGTAGTTTCGACCCCTCCGTTATATGGGATCAAAACTGCCTATGGCCAGTTAACGATCAATACCACGACCGGTGCCTGGTCATTGTATGATGCAAAAGGTCAGCCGCTGATACAGAACGGCACCTACCGCTTTACCGATACTTCGGTTGAGATTGATCATACTACGCAAGGCCTGCTGTATGGCGCCGGCAATATCTCTTCCAAAGACCTTACAAAAAGCCAGTCCGGTTCTGCTGTAGGCAATGGCGTAGCTGGCATTCCTTATCTTTGGAATACGACAGGCTACAGCGCATTTGGTGTTGCTGCCAATGATAATCAACCAGCTGGCTGGACCAAAGACCACCACCTCCTGGCATGGAAATTCCCATCTAAAATCGCCAACCTATACCTCTGGCCTGCCAGCACCATTTACGATGGCGCCAAAGGTTATGTAAAACTGACTGGACAGCCCAAACTGCCGCCCAGATGGGCTTTTGGCTACCTGCAAAGTCAGTGGGGATGGGAAGATAGCACCTATATATCCAATGTGCTCACTAAATTCCGGGCACATCAACTACCTGTAGACGCTTTTATTTTTGACTTTGAATGGTATACCACTACACCTGACTATACTGTACCTAAAGAAGGGCAGAAAGGTTATAGTGATTTCACTTTCAATCCAAAACTGTTCCCCCATCCGGCCAAACAGATAGCAGATATGAAAGCGCAGGGCGTAAAATTTATCGGTATCCGCAAACCAAGACTGGGCAATGATCAACGACTGGATACTGCCAGAAAAAACGGTTGGCTTATGAACCCACATACAGATAGCCGCGACCTGAACTTTAGCAATGCAGAGCTGCGGAAATGGTTTGAAGACAGAACAAAACCTATGCTACAGGCAGGTGTAGATGCATGGTGGGATGATGAAGGCGAATCTTATTATACCTGTTATTATTGGTGGAATACCGCCCAATACAACTTACTGTCAACCGTACGGCCTAACTACCGCCACTTCACGATTAACAGGGCATTTAGCCCCGGCAATCAACGCTTTGGCTATTGTACCTGGGATGGCGATATACAGTCTTCCTGGTCCTCACTGGCCGATGTACCCAAAGACCTGTTGAACTTCAGTCTTGCCGGCATGTACTACGGCGCCTGCGACATTGGTGGTTTTCACGGCACGCCGGAAAAAGAGACTTTGGTACGCTGGTTTCAGGCAGGGGTTTTCTTCCCTATCATGCGTTCTCATTCAGATATCGGTACTACTGCCCGCTTCCCGTTTTTGTGGGGGGATGATGGCGAAGCGGCCATACGCAAAGCGCTGGAGCTGAGATACCAGCTGCTACCTTATACTTACAGTCTCGGTCACGAAGCATACAACAATGGCGCTCCTATTATGCGGCCACTGGTGATGGAGTTTCCGACCGATACGACTGTTGCGAATATGACAGATGAATGGTTGTTTGGTAAAGGTTTATTAGCGGCACCTGTATTAAATGCAGGTGGTAAACGGAGTGTGTATTTACCTGCTGATACGTGGTATGATTATTTTAGTGGAGAAAAAATTACAGGGCCAAAGAGGATGGCAGTGGATAAGCAACTGGATGAGATCCCCGTATATGTGCGGGCGGGCACGATATTGCCGCTCAGTCCTGTTGTGCAATATTCAGAACAGGCTACTACTGCACCGCTTGAAATACATGTTTATCCGGGTAAAAACGGGAATTTTAATATGGTGGAGGATGATGGGACTTCTTACAATTATACCAAAGGGGCTACAAGAACAACGGCGTTTTTATGGGATGATGCGACGAAGACTCTTAGCTGGAAAGTAAGTGGGGGGTATGCAGGTAAGCATGCTTACAAAATGATAAAGGTTGTTGTTGGGAAAGAAGAGAAGAGTGGGATGATAGGGAAAGCGGGCAAATTGAGTTTTTAA